One window of Desulfobacteraceae bacterium genomic DNA carries:
- a CDS encoding phosphatidylserine decarboxylase, with amino-acid sequence MRAAYLTPHQYIERETARVRDERLFADRLVNLLYTPLRERAPVLFRALTSARVSRLLGLLNYGRRQGRNLSGAERLIHALGIDLSECLGGRAALDSPRAVFERRIRYWDTRPMPADPAAVVAPADARMLVGAFGDQTRFFIKEKFFDGDELLGVRRPDWRDLFQDGHFALFRLTPEKYHYNHSPVAGRVVDHYALDGCYHACNPGAVVAAVTPFSKNKRVVTVIDTDVPGGTCAGHVAMIEVVALMIGDIVQCYSDSRYDAPRPVRPGDFLQRGQPKSLYRPGSSVDVLIFEKDRVRFSEDIVANMFRRDAVSRYSQGFGQPLVETEVAVRAAIGRALPAAAAGPEPV; translated from the coding sequence ATGAGGGCTGCTTACCTGACCCCCCACCAGTACATCGAACGCGAGACGGCCCGCGTGCGCGACGAAAGGCTGTTTGCCGACCGTCTGGTCAACCTGCTCTACACGCCGCTGCGCGAGCGCGCGCCGGTGCTTTTCCGCGCCCTGACCTCGGCCCGCGTCTCCCGCCTGCTGGGCCTTTTGAACTACGGCCGGCGGCAGGGGAGAAACCTTTCAGGCGCCGAGCGCCTGATCCACGCCCTGGGCATCGATCTCTCCGAGTGTCTGGGGGGGCGCGCGGCGCTGGACTCGCCCCGGGCGGTCTTCGAGCGGCGAATCCGCTACTGGGACACCCGTCCCATGCCCGCCGACCCCGCCGCGGTGGTGGCCCCGGCGGATGCTCGCATGCTGGTGGGGGCGTTTGGCGATCAGACCCGGTTCTTCATTAAGGAAAAGTTCTTCGACGGCGACGAACTGCTGGGTGTTCGGCGCCCGGACTGGCGTGACCTTTTCCAAGACGGCCATTTCGCCCTCTTCCGGCTGACCCCCGAAAAATACCATTACAACCACAGCCCCGTGGCCGGGCGGGTGGTGGACCACTACGCCCTTGACGGGTGCTACCACGCCTGCAACCCGGGCGCCGTGGTGGCGGCGGTGACCCCCTTTTCCAAGAACAAGCGCGTGGTCACGGTCATCGATACCGATGTGCCGGGCGGCACCTGCGCCGGCCACGTCGCCATGATCGAGGTGGTCGCCCTGATGATCGGGGATATCGTCCAGTGTTACAGCGACAGCCGCTACGACGCCCCCCGGCCGGTCCGGCCGGGGGACTTCTTGCAGCGCGGACAGCCCAAGAGCCTCTACCGGCCGGGCAGTTCGGTGGACGTTCTGATTTTTGAAAAAGACCGGGTCCGTTTTTCCGAGGATATCGTCGCCAACATGTTCCGCCGGGACGCCGTCAGCCGCTACTCCCAGGGCTTCGGCCAGCCCTTGGTGGAAACGGAGGTGGCGGTGCGGGCCGCCATCGGTAGGGCCCTGCCGGCGGCTGCCGCCGGCCCCGAACCGGTTTGA
- a CDS encoding ABC transporter permease — translation MPDGAQVAASDNSLDENPPLKSERRTLLSRMRDGVDFLWASKTATVGLFLVLFWIFVAIFAPLLTPYGPLEQDWKNPNSGPSTEHILGTDELGRDLWSRLIYGARVVLVIMPISENLWIPGGTAVWGVLVALIVGTTLGLVSGYHGGWVDEITMRLLDAMMAVPIILLYMIIMAALGASAINVVLAMTIVGTPGIARLVRSLSLDIRTREYIRAAETRGENAWFIMFVEILPNARGPIIVDAMLRVGYAIFAMGTLGFLGLGIPPPSPDWGSMVAKGREFILAGSPWAALWPSLAIASLVVGLNLLADGIREESMRYQ, via the coding sequence ATGCCCGACGGCGCGCAAGTTGCTGCATCCGACAATTCGCTTGACGAAAACCCACCGCTGAAAAGCGAGCGACGAACGCTTCTCTCGCGAATGAGAGACGGTGTCGATTTCCTATGGGCTTCCAAGACCGCCACGGTGGGCCTGTTTTTGGTTCTATTTTGGATTTTCGTGGCTATTTTCGCCCCCCTGCTGACACCCTACGGCCCCCTGGAGCAGGACTGGAAAAATCCCAACAGCGGCCCCAGCACGGAGCACATTCTGGGTACCGACGAACTGGGACGCGATCTGTGGTCCCGCCTGATTTACGGCGCCCGCGTGGTGCTGGTGATTATGCCCATTAGCGAAAATCTCTGGATACCGGGGGGAACCGCCGTTTGGGGTGTACTCGTGGCCTTGATCGTGGGTACGACATTGGGGCTGGTCAGCGGCTACCACGGCGGCTGGGTGGACGAGATCACCATGCGCCTGCTGGACGCCATGATGGCCGTGCCAATCATCCTACTCTACATGATTATCATGGCCGCGCTGGGCGCATCGGCCATCAACGTCGTTTTGGCCATGACCATAGTGGGCACGCCGGGCATCGCCCGACTTGTTCGCAGCCTATCTTTGGACATCCGTACGCGCGAATACATCCGTGCCGCCGAGACCCGGGGGGAAAACGCCTGGTTCATCATGTTCGTGGAGATTCTGCCCAACGCCCGCGGCCCTATCATAGTGGACGCCATGTTGCGGGTGGGATACGCGATCTTCGCCATGGGAACCCTGGGCTTTCTTGGCCTGGGCATCCCCCCGCCATCGCCGGACTGGGGCTCCATGGTGGCCAAGGGGCGCGAGTTTATTCTGGCAGGCAGCCCCTGGGCCGCCTTGTGGCCGTCGCTGGCCATCGCCTCGCTGGTGGTGGGGCTGAACCTTTTGGCTGACGGAATTCGGGAGGAGTCCATGCGCTATCAATGA
- a CDS encoding DedA family protein yields MTTADFIAAYGYAAVFFGALVEGEAVLIVAVMLARQGCLDISAVMAAALLGAFCGDLLLFGLGRIGGQALLARRPLWQVRLKRAQGLERRCRLPLIVGFRFLYGLRTVIPLAIGMGPIGGLRFLLLDAVGVSIWAGLTAAAGVLLADVWSVHLAALPHGSWALLAVVPVVLGLWWALCRRPKTTSKKAPVFLLRSPSGPFPEFPPRG; encoded by the coding sequence ATGACAACCGCCGATTTCATCGCCGCCTACGGTTATGCCGCGGTCTTTTTCGGGGCGCTCGTCGAGGGGGAAGCCGTCCTGATCGTGGCGGTAATGCTGGCCCGTCAGGGCTGTCTGGACATTTCCGCCGTGATGGCGGCCGCCCTGCTGGGCGCCTTTTGCGGCGATCTGTTGCTCTTTGGCCTGGGCCGCATCGGCGGACAGGCGCTTTTGGCGCGCCGGCCCCTGTGGCAGGTCCGCCTGAAGCGGGCGCAAGGCCTTGAGCGGCGCTGCCGTCTGCCGCTGATTGTGGGTTTCCGCTTTCTGTATGGGTTGCGGACGGTGATCCCGCTGGCTATCGGCATGGGGCCCATTGGTGGACTGCGCTTTCTGCTATTGGATGCCGTGGGCGTATCGATCTGGGCGGGCCTGACGGCAGCGGCCGGCGTCCTGCTGGCGGACGTTTGGTCGGTTCACCTGGCGGCCCTGCCCCACGGCAGCTGGGCGCTGCTGGCGGTCGTGCCGGTCGTCCTGGGCCTCTGGTGGGCGCTGTGCCGGCGGCCGAAAACCACCTCCAAGAAAGCCCCGGTTTTTCTGCTGCGGTCACCATCCGGCCCCTTTCCCGAATTCCCTCCCCGGGGCTGA
- a CDS encoding ABC transporter permease, which translates to MAKFIIRRFLLLVLTMLLVSVAVFLITEASPGNVAKNVLGAFITPEQEASFLAQMGLDKPVHIRYIRWLLGSDWLAEGKVGMPLERLTNNDGFVEWWAVRSNGDLVRWKLEGEDIVAITLPKGLGEPVRQTDNDRWQPGPDGGQIAWGVDTANNVVRWEKGTDLEVWTFVMGTGWMKTTGGPVEYIPLKKGFIRGDPGVSLRTGRPVADTIFTRLRNSMVLAGIAFVLVMPTALLLGMIAGLKEGSLKDRVLSIGGMMFSVIPEFATGIFLILIMAVWLQIVPGATVFGEKAPWERLDMLILPVLTLTLVELGYILRITRASMVEVMKSPYIRTAYLKGLPYWRIVFKHAVRNALMAPITVIMLHVNWLMGGIVIVEVVFGYPGLGKYLLESALFKDINGLEAGAMILVLLAVGTQLVADIVYTFLNPRIRYA; encoded by the coding sequence ATGGCTAAGTTCATTATCAGACGATTCTTATTACTGGTTTTAACCATGTTGCTGGTATCGGTGGCGGTCTTTCTGATTACCGAAGCCTCTCCGGGGAATGTGGCCAAGAACGTACTCGGTGCCTTTATCACCCCGGAGCAGGAAGCCTCCTTTTTGGCCCAGATGGGTTTGGATAAGCCGGTTCACATCCGCTACATTCGCTGGTTGCTGGGCAGCGACTGGCTGGCGGAAGGCAAGGTGGGCATGCCACTCGAAAGGCTTACCAACAATGACGGTTTTGTAGAGTGGTGGGCAGTTCGATCCAACGGGGACTTGGTGCGCTGGAAGTTGGAGGGCGAAGATATCGTCGCCATCACCCTCCCCAAAGGCTTGGGCGAACCGGTGCGGCAAACGGACAACGACCGCTGGCAGCCCGGGCCGGACGGCGGCCAAATCGCCTGGGGGGTGGACACGGCGAACAATGTCGTGCGCTGGGAAAAGGGCACCGACCTGGAGGTTTGGACTTTTGTCATGGGCACCGGCTGGATGAAGACCACCGGAGGGCCTGTGGAGTACATTCCCCTGAAAAAAGGATTTATTCGTGGTGATCCCGGCGTCTCCTTGCGCACCGGCCGGCCCGTGGCCGACACGATTTTCACCCGCCTGCGCAACTCCATGGTCTTGGCCGGCATCGCCTTTGTGCTGGTGATGCCCACCGCCCTGCTGCTGGGCATGATCGCCGGCCTCAAGGAGGGCTCGCTCAAGGACCGCGTGCTGTCCATCGGCGGTATGATGTTCTCGGTAATACCCGAATTTGCCACCGGTATTTTCCTGATCCTGATCATGGCGGTCTGGCTGCAGATTGTTCCCGGTGCCACGGTGTTTGGCGAAAAAGCGCCCTGGGAACGCCTGGACATGCTGATTTTGCCGGTATTGACCCTGACGCTGGTGGAGTTGGGCTACATTCTGCGCATCACCCGGGCCAGCATGGTGGAAGTGATGAAATCTCCTTATATCCGTACGGCGTATCTCAAGGGGCTGCCATATTGGCGCATTGTCTTCAAGCATGCCGTCCGCAACGCCTTGATGGCGCCGATCACCGTGATCATGCTGCATGTCAACTGGCTTATGGGCGGCATCGTCATCGTCGAGGTGGTCTTTGGCTATCCCGGTTTGGGCAAGTACCTGCTCGAATCGGCCCTGTTCAAGGACATCAACGGCCTTGAGGCCGGGGCCATGATTCTGGTGCTGCTGGCCGTTGGCACCCAGCTGGTGGCCGATATCGTATACACTTTTCTCAATCCGCGCATTCGATACGCGTAG
- a CDS encoding EAL domain-containing protein, with the protein MGNYCLVFQLQNPEHLLAVFGDNLMAAVERDLTRDFSGLAQRLLERHTPLGAIRVAARGLWYQVFALKRPAWSGSDQEQRRSLAAAAGELVREALVKNFGPATGSRLRIKAAILALPEEEMPKAALDRLVPRLLADVPDARRREGLPTREEVQRLIAGDRLLTYLQPVYALLTEKIIGFEALVRGPQDSRVHDAADLLGAASRVGLGEVLELDCVGMALDWGLKLPPPLWIFINISPALIRHPDFFHLVTRRDFRAIRSRVVLEFTEHLPLEAIDTLQGALKELKELGFRLALDDTGCGFFDLQTARTLRPEIVKLCITVTSRVGRQLGIDQEIRRTAEVITRLGGRLLAEGVERRQQAEILRQSGVSLVQGFLYGRPGPAADWIEALETLETSATEG; encoded by the coding sequence ATGGGGAACTACTGCCTGGTGTTTCAACTCCAGAACCCTGAACACCTGCTGGCGGTTTTCGGGGATAACCTGATGGCAGCCGTCGAACGCGATTTGACGCGGGATTTTTCGGGCCTGGCCCAGCGTTTGCTAGAACGCCACACGCCCCTGGGCGCTATCCGGGTTGCGGCCCGCGGCCTCTGGTACCAAGTGTTTGCGCTGAAGCGCCCGGCCTGGTCGGGCTCAGACCAGGAACAGCGCCGGAGCCTGGCTGCGGCCGCCGGGGAATTGGTCCGGGAGGCGCTCGTGAAGAATTTCGGGCCGGCCACCGGCAGCCGCCTGCGGATCAAGGCGGCAATCTTGGCTCTGCCGGAAGAGGAGATGCCGAAAGCGGCGCTGGACCGGCTGGTTCCCCGACTGCTGGCGGATGTCCCCGATGCGCGCCGGCGCGAGGGCCTTCCCACCCGGGAGGAAGTCCAGCGCCTGATCGCCGGCGACCGGCTGCTCACCTACCTGCAGCCGGTTTACGCCCTTCTCACGGAAAAGATCATCGGCTTCGAAGCCCTGGTCCGGGGCCCCCAGGACAGCCGGGTTCACGACGCCGCCGATCTGCTGGGGGCCGCCTCCCGGGTGGGTCTGGGGGAGGTGCTGGAGTTGGATTGTGTCGGCATGGCGCTGGATTGGGGGCTCAAACTGCCACCGCCCCTGTGGATCTTCATCAATATCTCGCCTGCCCTGATCCGACACCCCGATTTCTTCCACCTGGTCACCCGCCGTGATTTCCGCGCTATTCGCTCGCGGGTGGTGCTGGAGTTTACCGAGCACCTGCCGCTGGAAGCCATCGACACCCTCCAGGGGGCTCTTAAGGAACTGAAAGAGCTGGGGTTTCGTCTGGCGCTGGACGACACCGGCTGCGGCTTTTTCGACCTTCAGACCGCCAGGACCCTCAGACCTGAAATCGTCAAGCTCTGTATCACCGTGACCAGCCGGGTGGGACGCCAACTGGGCATCGACCAGGAGATCCGCCGCACGGCGGAGGTCATCACGAGGCTCGGCGGCCGGCTGTTGGCCGAGGGGGTTGAGCGCCGGCAGCAGGCCGAGATTCTTCGCCAAAGCGGGGTGAGTCTCGTTCAGGGGTTCCTGTACGGCCGGCCCGGACCCGCCGCGGACTGGATCGAGGCCCTGGAAACCCTGGAAACCAGTGCGACCGAAGGCTGA
- a CDS encoding ATP-dependent 6-phosphofructokinase has translation MTLKKVGILTGGGDCSGLNAVIRAVTRAAIIQENCKVIGIEEGFEGLVCNRTQELTIRSTRDILTLGGTILGTTNKGNPFAYREYTPDGGIRVHDYSERALENFKALGLDCLMVVGGEGTMEIAYRLFEMGVPVIGIPKTIDNDLEMTDYTFGFQTAVEVASDAMDRLHTTGRSHRRVMILEVMGRNAGWIALEAGIAGGAHVILIPEIPYRIENIVEKIRLRAEGGSPYSIVMVAEGAHEEGGSAIAQESGATRLQGVPQLGGVGFYLAAQIQEHIALEVRCTVLGHIQRGGSPCAFDRVLGTRLGSRAVEAAARGEFGNMVALRTPEIVLVPLSEIAGKCRTVPLTSQLIHCAEAIGINLGRQNGFS, from the coding sequence ATGACGCTCAAAAAAGTGGGCATCCTGACCGGAGGCGGCGACTGCTCCGGCCTGAATGCGGTCATCCGGGCCGTCACGCGGGCGGCCATTATCCAGGAAAATTGCAAGGTAATCGGCATCGAAGAGGGGTTTGAGGGGCTGGTGTGCAACCGCACTCAGGAGCTGACCATCCGTTCGACGCGGGACATCCTGACCCTCGGGGGCACGATTCTCGGCACCACCAACAAGGGCAACCCCTTTGCGTACCGCGAATACACCCCCGATGGCGGGATCCGCGTCCATGACTATTCCGAGCGGGCCCTCGAGAACTTCAAAGCCCTCGGGCTGGACTGTCTGATGGTGGTCGGTGGCGAGGGCACCATGGAGATCGCCTACCGGCTATTCGAAATGGGCGTCCCGGTGATCGGCATTCCCAAGACCATCGACAACGACCTGGAGATGACCGACTACACCTTCGGTTTTCAAACCGCCGTGGAGGTGGCCAGCGACGCCATGGACCGTTTGCACACCACCGGCCGCAGCCACCGGCGGGTGATGATCCTGGAGGTCATGGGCCGCAACGCCGGCTGGATCGCCCTGGAGGCCGGAATCGCCGGCGGCGCGCACGTCATTCTGATTCCCGAAATCCCCTACCGGATTGAGAACATCGTGGAGAAAATCCGGCTGCGGGCGGAAGGCGGCAGCCCCTACAGCATCGTCATGGTAGCCGAGGGCGCCCACGAGGAGGGCGGCTCGGCCATCGCCCAGGAGAGTGGTGCCACACGCCTTCAGGGCGTGCCGCAGCTAGGTGGGGTGGGTTTTTATCTCGCCGCTCAGATCCAGGAACACATCGCTCTCGAGGTGCGCTGCACCGTGCTGGGCCACATCCAGCGGGGCGGCTCGCCGTGCGCCTTCGACCGGGTGCTGGGCACGCGTCTCGGCAGCCGCGCGGTGGAGGCGGCGGCCCGGGGCGAGTTCGGCAACATGGTGGCCCTGCGCACCCCGGAGATCGTCCTGGTGCCGCTCTCGGAGATTGCCGGAAAGTGCCGCACGGTTCCGCTCACCTCCCAGCTGATCCACTGCGCCGAGGCCATCGGCATCAACCTGGGGCGCCAAAACGGCTTCTCGTAA
- a CDS encoding ABC transporter ATP-binding protein, translating to MIELVSEKSEIVLDVEHLSISYETRKGDVEAVRDVSFCVREGETVGLVGESGCGKSTIAYGIVNHLGPNGKITGGHIRFQQTELVNRSQAELKKIRGNSIAMVFQDPMQSLNPSMRLGEQLTEVLTCHRDISTKDAWKRCVRMLKRVNMPDPEDVMRRYSHQISGGQQQRVVIAMAMLNNPALLIMDEPTTALDVTVEAAVLDLIEELKQDFKAANIFITHNLGVVARVSDFLCVMYAGQMVEKGTVVEIFKSPSHPYTRGLISAVPKLGDSKLDSVLYPIRGRVPAPADRPQNACIFAPRCDYATGECLETRPGMVQLSPEHAARCFYATDIESRPKTIRRKCRAKKAKEVIANQKDRQKNDVALDSENLKIWYPKAADSVISLFGLGEKKYVKAVDDVSLRVAKGRTLGLVGESGCGKSSLVKGLIGLEPLTGGKMQFLGIEVEEGVTSRDTALIKEMQMVFQNPDSTLNPSYTVGRQIARPIQRFKTVPRSQVKNEVIRLLKAVRLSGTYYDRLPRQLSGGEKQRVGIARALASRPDLIICDEPVSALDVSVQAAVINLLLEIQQAFGSSMIFIAHDLSVVRYFSDDIAVMYLGRIVEIGPAEKIYDPPYHPYTEALLSAVPIADPEAEQKDIRLSGNVPSALNPPSGCYFHTRCPRRAEMLPDGGRICETEKPPWQQNESGHRILCHIPLEELMKLEPVVHPKKARQEKKTE from the coding sequence ATGATTGAACTGGTCAGCGAAAAATCGGAAATTGTGCTCGATGTGGAGCATTTGAGCATCTCCTATGAAACGCGCAAGGGGGACGTGGAGGCCGTGCGCGATGTCTCTTTCTGCGTGCGCGAGGGCGAAACCGTGGGTCTGGTGGGTGAATCCGGTTGCGGTAAGAGCACCATCGCCTACGGCATCGTCAATCACTTGGGGCCCAACGGCAAGATCACCGGCGGGCACATCCGCTTCCAACAAACCGAACTGGTCAACCGCAGCCAGGCCGAGCTCAAAAAGATCCGCGGCAACAGTATCGCCATGGTGTTTCAGGATCCCATGCAGTCCCTCAATCCATCCATGCGGTTGGGTGAACAACTGACCGAGGTGCTCACCTGCCACAGGGATATCTCCACAAAGGACGCATGGAAACGGTGTGTCCGCATGCTCAAACGGGTCAATATGCCCGACCCCGAGGATGTGATGAGGCGCTACTCCCACCAGATCTCCGGCGGTCAGCAGCAGCGGGTGGTCATCGCCATGGCGATGCTCAACAATCCGGCCTTGCTGATAATGGACGAACCCACCACGGCCTTGGATGTCACCGTGGAAGCGGCGGTCTTGGACTTGATCGAGGAGCTCAAGCAGGACTTCAAGGCGGCTAATATTTTCATCACCCACAATTTAGGGGTTGTGGCTCGGGTGAGCGATTTTCTGTGTGTCATGTACGCCGGCCAAATGGTGGAGAAGGGCACCGTAGTGGAGATTTTCAAGAGCCCCAGCCATCCCTATACCCGCGGGTTGATTTCGGCGGTGCCCAAACTGGGGGACAGCAAGCTGGACTCGGTGCTTTACCCCATTCGCGGGCGTGTGCCGGCCCCGGCTGATCGTCCTCAGAACGCCTGCATTTTTGCACCGCGCTGCGACTATGCCACGGGCGAATGTTTGGAGACCCGGCCCGGCATGGTTCAACTCTCCCCGGAGCACGCCGCCCGTTGCTTCTACGCCACGGACATCGAATCGCGCCCCAAGACCATCCGGCGCAAGTGCAGAGCTAAAAAAGCCAAGGAGGTCATAGCGAATCAGAAGGACAGGCAAAAAAATGACGTTGCCCTGGATTCGGAGAATTTAAAGATCTGGTATCCCAAAGCCGCCGACAGTGTCATCAGCCTGTTCGGCCTGGGTGAGAAGAAGTACGTCAAGGCGGTGGATGACGTAAGCCTGCGGGTGGCCAAGGGCCGTACCCTGGGGCTGGTGGGGGAATCCGGCTGCGGCAAATCCTCCTTGGTCAAGGGGCTCATCGGACTGGAGCCGCTGACCGGCGGCAAAATGCAGTTTTTAGGCATCGAGGTCGAGGAGGGGGTTACCTCCAGGGACACGGCGTTGATCAAGGAAATGCAGATGGTGTTTCAAAACCCGGATTCGACCCTCAACCCCTCCTATACCGTGGGTCGGCAGATAGCGCGCCCGATCCAGCGCTTCAAGACAGTGCCGCGCAGTCAGGTCAAGAACGAAGTGATTCGTCTGCTCAAAGCCGTGCGGTTGTCTGGAACCTACTACGACCGGCTGCCGCGGCAGCTTTCCGGGGGCGAGAAGCAGCGGGTGGGCATCGCACGCGCCCTGGCAAGTCGGCCGGACCTGATCATCTGCGATGAGCCGGTTTCTGCTTTGGATGTCAGTGTCCAGGCGGCGGTGATAAACCTTCTGCTGGAGATCCAGCAGGCCTTTGGCTCGTCGATGATATTCATCGCCCACGATTTAAGCGTGGTGCGTTATTTCTCCGACGACATCGCCGTGATGTACCTTGGGCGCATCGTCGAGATCGGCCCGGCAGAAAAAATTTACGACCCGCCCTATCATCCTTATACCGAAGCCCTGCTGTCGGCGGTGCCCATTGCCGACCCGGAGGCCGAGCAAAAAGATATCCGCCTGAGCGGCAACGTGCCCAGTGCCCTCAATCCCCCCTCAGGATGCTATTTTCACACCCGCTGCCCCCGGCGGGCCGAGATGCTGCCCGACGGCGGCCGGATCTGCGAAACTGAAAAACCGCCCTGGCAGCAGAACGAATCGGGCCATCGCATCCTCTGCCACATACCCCTCGAAGAGCTGATGAAACTCGAACCGGTGGTGCATCCGAAAAAAGCAAGGCAAGAGAAAAAGACTGAATAA
- a CDS encoding DNA polymerase IV produces MHASRTILHLDMDAFFAAVEQRDNPGLQGRAVIVGGLSDRAVVTTASYEARRYGVRSAMPMFQARRKCPQAIIVAPRRERYQEVSRTVMGLLREFTPLVEPVSIDEAYLDVTGCERLFGPPPLLAERIKTRIRETVALTCSIGIAPNRFLAKIASDMDKPDGLTRIAAGEVLAFTEKLLVGKVPGVGPMTLETLRRLGIRTLGELRKFPDGLLERRLGRFGRRLKSLAFGVDPTPVVPVSPAKSVSSEETLAADTADQALLKNLLLLQAETVGAQLRKMGLRAKTITLKLKYADFSQITRSVTLPGATQAADTIFGTAVNLLQAQPLARKVRLIGVGASHFLPQSAPSQRMLFDGAAERNAGWEKVDRTVDAISRKFGRGKIRKASL; encoded by the coding sequence ATGCACGCCAGCCGCACCATCCTGCACCTGGACATGGACGCGTTTTTTGCCGCCGTCGAGCAGCGCGACAACCCCGGCCTGCAGGGCCGGGCGGTCATCGTCGGCGGCCTTTCGGACCGCGCGGTGGTGACCACCGCCAGCTACGAGGCTCGCCGCTACGGTGTCCGCTCGGCCATGCCGATGTTCCAGGCCCGCCGCAAATGCCCCCAGGCCATCATCGTCGCCCCCCGCAGGGAGCGCTACCAGGAAGTGTCGCGGACCGTCATGGGTCTTCTCAGGGAATTTACGCCGCTGGTGGAGCCGGTCTCCATCGACGAGGCCTATCTTGACGTCACCGGCTGCGAACGGCTCTTCGGGCCCCCACCGCTTTTGGCCGAAAGGATCAAGACCCGCATCCGCGAGACCGTCGCCCTGACCTGCTCCATTGGGATCGCGCCCAACCGCTTCCTGGCCAAGATCGCCTCGGACATGGACAAGCCCGACGGGTTGACCCGGATCGCCGCCGGGGAGGTGCTTGCGTTCACGGAAAAACTGTTGGTGGGCAAGGTGCCGGGGGTCGGGCCGATGACCCTGGAGACCCTGCGGCGGCTGGGGATCCGGACCCTCGGGGAGCTGCGTAAATTTCCCGACGGCCTTCTGGAGCGGCGCCTGGGGCGTTTCGGGCGGCGTCTCAAGTCGCTGGCCTTCGGTGTGGACCCCACCCCGGTGGTGCCTGTTTCGCCCGCCAAGTCGGTCAGCAGCGAGGAGACCCTTGCCGCGGACACCGCCGATCAAGCGCTGTTGAAAAACCTCCTGCTGCTGCAGGCCGAGACCGTCGGGGCGCAGCTGCGCAAGATGGGCCTGCGGGCCAAAACCATCACCTTGAAACTAAAGTATGCCGATTTCAGCCAGATCACCCGCAGTGTGACCCTGCCGGGCGCCACCCAGGCGGCCGACACCATTTTCGGGACCGCCGTGAACCTCCTGCAGGCCCAGCCCCTCGCGCGCAAGGTGCGCCTGATCGGGGTCGGTGCATCCCATTTTCTGCCGCAGTCCGCGCCTTCCCAGAGGATGCTCTTCGACGGCGCCGCCGAGCGCAACGCCGGCTGGGAAAAGGTCGACCGGACCGTGGACGCCATCAGCCGCAAGTTTGGCCGGGGAAAGATCCGCAAGGCATCCCTTTAA
- a CDS encoding prolipoprotein diacylglyceryl transferase: MAAALFVAGFCLLTAVMLVWGFRHLPREKWQFLASLPSVRQPDGCWRGVNLTYYGVFNANAYLLATAVGICLLAALGIPCAGFFLIVAVLLGICVPASKLIARLVEKKKYTFSVGGAAFVGILGGPPLVWGLGRVLGARMGVELPLAATLAALAIAYAVGEGVGRLACISFGCCYGKPLSGTHPLIRRLFGNRGFVFQGVTKKIAFADGLDGEPVVPVQAVTAIVYCAAAAFGLALFFGQWYRAAFLEVVVVTQLWRFFSEFLRADYRGAGRISKYQTMSLVAAGAAVPFALLCPPSVAAVDILAGLWSLWQPGVLVFLQALWLFAFLYTGRSQVTGAKIHFHVLQDRI, from the coding sequence GTGGCCGCAGCCCTTTTTGTCGCCGGTTTTTGCCTGTTGACGGCCGTGATGCTGGTCTGGGGGTTTCGCCACCTGCCGCGCGAAAAATGGCAGTTTCTGGCCTCGCTGCCCAGTGTGCGCCAGCCGGACGGTTGCTGGCGCGGCGTCAATCTGACCTACTACGGCGTTTTCAACGCCAATGCCTACCTGCTGGCCACGGCCGTCGGCATCTGCCTGCTGGCGGCGCTGGGGATCCCATGCGCCGGGTTTTTCTTGATAGTGGCGGTCTTGCTGGGGATTTGCGTGCCGGCATCCAAGCTGATCGCGCGCCTGGTGGAAAAAAAGAAATACACCTTCAGTGTCGGGGGGGCGGCCTTTGTCGGTATTCTGGGCGGGCCGCCGCTGGTCTGGGGCCTCGGGCGGGTGCTGGGAGCCCGAATGGGGGTTGAGCTGCCGCTTGCCGCCACCCTGGCCGCGCTTGCGATCGCCTACGCGGTCGGCGAAGGCGTCGGGCGGCTGGCCTGCATCAGCTTCGGTTGCTGCTACGGCAAGCCGCTTTCCGGGACTCATCCGCTGATCCGCCGGCTCTTCGGCAACCGCGGTTTCGTCTTTCAGGGCGTTACCAAAAAGATCGCCTTTGCCGACGGCCTTGACGGCGAGCCGGTGGTGCCGGTCCAGGCGGTCACAGCCATCGTTTACTGCGCAGCGGCGGCGTTCGGGCTTGCCCTTTTTTTCGGCCAATGGTATCGTGCCGCCTTTCTGGAGGTGGTGGTGGTCACCCAGCTGTGGCGTTTTTTTTCCGAGTTCCTGCGGGCGGATTACCGCGGGGCTGGCCGGATTTCCAAATATCAGACCATGAGCCTGGTGGCCGCCGGCGCCGCCGTGCCCTTCGCCCTCCTTTGCCCGCCCTCGGTTGCGGCCGTTGACATCCTGGCCGGGTTGTGGAGCCTCTGGCAGCCCGGGGTGCTGGTTTTTCTGCAAGCGCTGTGGCTGTTTGCGTTTCTCTACACCGGCCGAAGCCAGGTGACCGGCGCCAAAATTCACTTCCACGTTCTTCAGGACCGTATTTGA